In Halichondria panicea chromosome 17, odHalPani1.1, whole genome shotgun sequence, a single window of DNA contains:
- the LOC135351143 gene encoding PRKCA-binding protein-like isoform X1, with product MLPAYLSLPNYSEKSDSSTCSFSGCRGSAAMSKKVTLVKGKNNMIGISIGGGAPMCPVLYVVQVFHRTPAYDDGSLCPGDELVSVNGVSLKGLSRKQTADVIQAEKGEITIVFNKIEPPKGKSMDIAMKKVKHRIVEKMNESTADSLGLSRAVLVNDKLVAKVDALEKNAKVYKGIAEQARSFLIGVKELTITHRKFGDVFSRVGVYEIQQSASLAFSKFGTAHKTMADEGMKFIVNVGPMLRELYTFLEKAVPDTRLTLKKYTDAKVEFLAYCLKVKEMDDEEYEASSFGQPLVRVLNGNEVYRVFLRCRHAAKLRFIKLRSDVLVKLQLLDNKRVQDVAFQLERLVAGMYVYYRQCHKIMTPACVFPIEVELGINLDPYRYESHDPPPVSPDINKPEDIGVDDLLLPSLATPTGDMKPHPPSSIDELLSLPQSSEP from the exons ATGCTCCCTGCTTACTTATCTCTACCAAACTATTCAGAGAAATCAGACAGTTCCACTTGCAGT TTCTCGGGGTGTAGAGGAAGTGCAGCCATGTCTAAGAAGGTGACGTTGGTGAAGGGCAAGAATAACATGATAGGGATCAGCATAGGGGGAGGGGCCCCCATGTGTCCAGTGCTGTACGTCGTCCAG GTGTTTCATCGTACCCCCGCTTACGATGATGGCTCCCTGTGTCCAGGTGATGAGCTGGTCTCCGTGAACGGGGTCAGCTTGAAGGGGTTGTCCAGGAAACAAACAGCTGATGTGATTCAGGCAGAAAag GGTGAGATCACTATTGTGTTCAACAAGATTGAGCCTCCTAAAGGAAAGAGTATGGACATAG cAATGAAGAAGGTGAAGCATCGGATAGTTGAGAAGATGAATGAAAGTACGGCTGACTCACTGGGACTGAGCAGAGCTGTCCTTGTCAACG ACAAGCTTGTGGCTAAGGTGGATGCGCTGGAGAAGAATGCTAAAGTGTACAAAG ggatTGCTGAACAGGCCCGCTCATTCCTGATCGGTGTGAAGGAGCTCACAATCACTCATAGAA AGTTTGGGGACGTGTTCAGCAGGGTGGGTGTGTACGAGATACAACAAAGTGCTAGTCTGGCATTCAGCAAGTTTGGCACTGCTCACAAGACGATGGCTGATGAAGGAATGAAGTTCATCGTCAACGTGGGACCA ATGCTGAGAGAGCTGTACACCTTTCTGGAGAAG GCTGTTCCTGACACAAGGCTAACTCTCAAGAAGTACACCGATGCTAAAGTGGAGTTTCTG GCCTATTGTCTCAAGGTCAAGGAAATGGACGACGAGGAGTACGAAGCATCG AGCTTTGGGCAGCCTCTGGTTCGAGTGCTGAACGGTAACGAGGTGTATCGAGTGTTCCTGCGTTGTCGTCATGCAGCCAAGCTGAGGTTCATCAAGCTACGCTCTGACGTGCTGGTCAAACTGCAGCTGCTGGATAACAAGAGAG tgcaagatGTGGCGTTTCAACTGGAGAGACTGGTTGCTGGAATGTACGTTTACTACCGACAGTGTCACAAGATCATGACGCCAGCGTGTGTGTTCCCAATTGAAGTCGAGTTGGGTATCAACCTTGATCCATATCGCTATGAGTCACATGACCCACCTCCGGTATCACCTGACATCAACAAGCCAGAGGACATCGGTGTTGACGACCTACTCCTTCCATCACTTGCCACGCCCACAGGTGATatgaagccacacccacccagCAGTATTGATGAACTGCTCTCCCTTCCTCAAAGCAGTGAACCATGA
- the LOC135351145 gene encoding WD repeat domain phosphoinositide-interacting protein 2-like yields MNLSQEAGELSSELLYINFNQDVTSISVGVRTGYKLYPLTSTEHIEPSFEKDGGHEVCIIERLFSSSLVAMVELSNPRKLRVCHFKKNSEICTYSYPDTILSVKLSRQRLVVVLRQNLYIHNIRDMKVMHTIRDTPKNASGLCALSADNENGFIAYPGSSQNGEIQVFDAVNLKAVAVIPAHDSPLAALTFNSTGTKLASASATGTVIRVFSIPQGERLFEFRRGMKRFIHINCLAFSPDDVYLASSSSTETVHVFRLVEPPQEKTAEGQQGWFSYLSKTLSPAAILPSQMTDAFTQIRAFAHLKLPRSGLKSVCSVVSIEGVHRVLVATSDGSLHMGDIDPREGGDCKYHREFRLVGGEDVPTAGLASTSVPSTEQQTYASVISKPESGHSPSVSHDSHLASPDPQRQSYTEDDDEQPPSAQTIHS; encoded by the exons ATGAATCTGTCGCAAGAGGCTGGAGAGTTATCTTCCGAACTTCTCTACATCAACTTCAACCAAGATGTAAC ATCTATTTCTGTGGGTGTCAGGACTGGTTATAAACTGTACCCCCTAACCTCAACAGAGCATATTGAGCCCAGCTTTGAGAAAG ATGGAGGCCATGAAGTGTGTATAATTGAGAGGTTATTCTCAAGCAGTCTTGTTGCCATGGTGGAGCTCAGTAACCCCAGGAAACTAAGAGTCTGTCACTTTAAG AAAAACTCAGAGATATGCACATACAGTTACCCGGATACGATTCTCTCGGTGAAGCTGAGCAGACAG aggTTGGTGGTGGTCCTTCGTCAAAATCTGTACATACACAACATCAGAGATATGAAA GTCATGCACACCATTAGAGACACTCCCAAGAATGCATCAG gatTGTGTGCACTGTCTGCTGACAACGAGAACGGATTTATAGCGTATCCTGGAAGCAGTCAG AATGGTGAGATCCAGGTGTTTGATGCTGTGAACCTGAAGGCTGTGGCTGTGATTCCAGCCCACGACTCGCCTCTTGCTGCCCTCACTTTTAACTCCACAGGAACCAAATTAGCGTCAGCCTCAGCAACA GGTACTGTGATCCGTGTGTTCAGCATTCCACAAGGAGAGAGGTTGTTTGAGTTCAGAAGAGGTATGAAGAG GTTTATCCATATCAACTGTCTGGCGTTCAGCCCTGACGATGTGTACCTAGCCTCCTCCAGCAGCACAGAGACAGTGCACGTGTTCAGATTAGTGGAGCCCCCACAAGAGAA aacAGCAGAGGGTCAACAAGGTTGGTTCAGCTACCTGAGCAAGACCCTCTCCCCTGCTGCAATTCTGCCCTCCCAAATGACTGATGCATTCACTCAAATCAGAGCATTTGCACACCTTAAGTTACCACGATCAG GTCTCaagagtgtgtgcagtgttgtAAG TATTGAGGGTGTTCACAGAGTGTTAGTGGCCACATCCGATGGGTCCCTCCACATGGGGGACATTGATCCCCGTGAAGGAGGGGACTGCAAGTACCACCGGGAGTTCAGACTTGTCGGCGGAGAGGACGTA ccaacGGCAGGTCTTGCGAGCACATCAGTTCCTTCCACAGAGCAGCAAACATATGCATCAGTAATTTCTAAGCCTGAATCAGGCCACTCCCCATCTGTGTCACATGACAGTCATTTGGCATCACCTGACCCACAGAGACAATCGTACACAGAAGATGATGATGAACAACCCCCTAGTGCACAAACAATACACAGCTAG
- the LOC135351143 gene encoding PRKCA-binding protein-like isoform X2 — translation MNAPCLLISTKLFREIRQFHLQCKRGSAAMSKKVTLVKGKNNMIGISIGGGAPMCPVLYVVQVFHRTPAYDDGSLCPGDELVSVNGVSLKGLSRKQTADVIQAEKGEITIVFNKIEPPKGKSMDIAMKKVKHRIVEKMNESTADSLGLSRAVLVNDKLVAKVDALEKNAKVYKGIAEQARSFLIGVKELTITHRKFGDVFSRVGVYEIQQSASLAFSKFGTAHKTMADEGMKFIVNVGPMLRELYTFLEKAVPDTRLTLKKYTDAKVEFLAYCLKVKEMDDEEYEASSFGQPLVRVLNGNEVYRVFLRCRHAAKLRFIKLRSDVLVKLQLLDNKRVQDVAFQLERLVAGMYVYYRQCHKIMTPACVFPIEVELGINLDPYRYESHDPPPVSPDINKPEDIGVDDLLLPSLATPTGDMKPHPPSSIDELLSLPQSSEP, via the exons ATGAATGCTCCCTGCTTACTTATCTCTACCAAACTATTCAGAGAAATCAGACAGTTCCACTTGCAGTGTAAGAG AGGAAGTGCAGCCATGTCTAAGAAGGTGACGTTGGTGAAGGGCAAGAATAACATGATAGGGATCAGCATAGGGGGAGGGGCCCCCATGTGTCCAGTGCTGTACGTCGTCCAG GTGTTTCATCGTACCCCCGCTTACGATGATGGCTCCCTGTGTCCAGGTGATGAGCTGGTCTCCGTGAACGGGGTCAGCTTGAAGGGGTTGTCCAGGAAACAAACAGCTGATGTGATTCAGGCAGAAAag GGTGAGATCACTATTGTGTTCAACAAGATTGAGCCTCCTAAAGGAAAGAGTATGGACATAG cAATGAAGAAGGTGAAGCATCGGATAGTTGAGAAGATGAATGAAAGTACGGCTGACTCACTGGGACTGAGCAGAGCTGTCCTTGTCAACG ACAAGCTTGTGGCTAAGGTGGATGCGCTGGAGAAGAATGCTAAAGTGTACAAAG ggatTGCTGAACAGGCCCGCTCATTCCTGATCGGTGTGAAGGAGCTCACAATCACTCATAGAA AGTTTGGGGACGTGTTCAGCAGGGTGGGTGTGTACGAGATACAACAAAGTGCTAGTCTGGCATTCAGCAAGTTTGGCACTGCTCACAAGACGATGGCTGATGAAGGAATGAAGTTCATCGTCAACGTGGGACCA ATGCTGAGAGAGCTGTACACCTTTCTGGAGAAG GCTGTTCCTGACACAAGGCTAACTCTCAAGAAGTACACCGATGCTAAAGTGGAGTTTCTG GCCTATTGTCTCAAGGTCAAGGAAATGGACGACGAGGAGTACGAAGCATCG AGCTTTGGGCAGCCTCTGGTTCGAGTGCTGAACGGTAACGAGGTGTATCGAGTGTTCCTGCGTTGTCGTCATGCAGCCAAGCTGAGGTTCATCAAGCTACGCTCTGACGTGCTGGTCAAACTGCAGCTGCTGGATAACAAGAGAG tgcaagatGTGGCGTTTCAACTGGAGAGACTGGTTGCTGGAATGTACGTTTACTACCGACAGTGTCACAAGATCATGACGCCAGCGTGTGTGTTCCCAATTGAAGTCGAGTTGGGTATCAACCTTGATCCATATCGCTATGAGTCACATGACCCACCTCCGGTATCACCTGACATCAACAAGCCAGAGGACATCGGTGTTGACGACCTACTCCTTCCATCACTTGCCACGCCCACAGGTGATatgaagccacacccacccagCAGTATTGATGAACTGCTCTCCCTTCCTCAAAGCAGTGAACCATGA
- the LOC135351141 gene encoding solute carrier family 15 member 4-like: MMVETNSQKMRGKGEKSTDFTERSPLLQTPIASSVTVSSPTFGRCRARASCARRPLPQGKGLLLLLLVYFVESFAFYCATKGIRVLLFKDESKQVWGSFIYSLVYNSLGRLFYPLAGVLADTFWGRYNVIKIGLWLIAFALGIICINLSIIDSVTESVGRIFLPIIFILLIAIGSACVEVNAISFGVDQLPQGCTSDQISSYFFWYDFTRNASTLLAVIVFLLLQGFYYFLDLEEGHYYYTSLQELMKSINLHYKTLIVILIAASAIVCILLLHTFKHYWYFKNSQRENPVKTIVNVSWYSLTVKRHPPVYRRTFRYGEARQPRIELAKKDFDGIFEAEEVENVKSFYQILFLILSLGGFLASNRGASSMLSLQFEAENVLELGESYRIIAPYLNDLVNIITIVIFLPFFNHVVLPFLRMSLKLRLVIGLIFNLIAILIAVFLQATVQIDSNGFAIERFLWLLLPAIVLSVAETITFVSCLEFIYAQAPEPMKGLLTGLFYFMFGVFGGISSIVFYCFPFDNQEEDKVDYILWFYILFTIVTALGLLVYIIVVWVWFYQNRHRPAVDEEDLTHRLYAQNVFFLKNRD; encoded by the exons ATGATGGTAGAAACAAATTCACAGAAGATGAGAGGAAAGGGTGAAAAGTCTACGGATTTTACAGAAAGGTCACCTCTGTTGCAAACCCCTATTGCAAGTAGTGTTACTGTAAGCAGTCCCACTTTTGGTCGCTGTAGAGCTAGAGCCTCATGTGCCAGACGTCCATTGCCCCAAGGAAAAGGATTGCTGTTGTTATTGCTTGTTTACTTTGTTGAGAGTTTTGCCTTTTATTGTGCAACTAAAGGCATTCGGGTGCTACTCTTTAAAGATGAAAGCAAGCAAGTTTGGGGAAGTTTTATCTACTCACTTGTGTACAACTCTCTTGGTCGTCTCTTTTACCCATTGGCAGGTGTTTTAGCTGATACTTTTTGGGGAAGATACAATGTTATCAAAATTGGACTGTGGCTAATTGCTTTTGCATTAGGCATCATTTGTATTAACCTTTCAATAATCGATAGTGTGACTGAATCAGTTGGCCGGATATTTCTACCAATCATATTCATTTTATTGATTGCTATTGGTTCTGCATGTGTTGAAGTCAATGCTATTTCCTTCGGGGTTGACCAGTTGCCACAAGGTTGCACATCAGACCAGATAAGCTCTTACTTTTTTTGGTATGATTTCACTCGAAATGCCAGTACATTGTTGGCAGTCATTGTATTTTTACTACTACAAGGTTTTTATTATTTCCTTGATCTAGAAGAGGGCCATTATTACTACACATCCCTTCAAGAACTAATGAAATCAATCAACTTACATTACAAGACTCTAATCGTTATCTTAATAGCTGCTAGTGCTATTGTTTGTATTCTGCTACTGCACACTTTCAAGCATTATTGGTACTTTAAGAATTCCCAACGTGAAAACCCTGTCAAGACAATCGTTAACGTCAGTTGGTACAGTTTAACCGTGAAAAGACATCCTCCCGTTTATAGGAGAACATTTCGCTACGGAGAAGCTAGACAGCCTCGAATTGAACTGGCAAAAAAGGATTTTGATGGCATATTTGAGGCTGAAGAAGTTGAAAATGTTAAGTCCTTCTATCAAATTCTGTTTCTCATATTATCTCTGGGGGGATTTTTGGCATCTAATAGGGGG GCTTCATCGATGCTCTCATTACAATTTGAAGCCGAAAATGTATTAGAGCTAGGCGAATCATACCGCATTATAGCTCCTTATCTCAATGATTTGGTCAATATTATTACGATTGTTATATTTCTTCCATTCTTCAACCATGTGGTCTTGCCTTTTCTCCGCATGTCCTTAAAACTCAGGTTGGTTATTGGTCTAATTTTTAACCTCATAGCAATTCTGATAGCTGTATTCCTCCAAGCAACTGTGCAGATTGACAGCAATGGCTTTGCGATTGAAAGGTTTCTTTGGCTCCTTCTGCCGGCTATTGTACTTTCAGTGGCAGAAACTATTACCTTTGTCTCTT GTTTGGAATTCATTTATGCCCAAGCTCCAGAGCCCATGAAAGGACTTCTAACTGGACTGTTCTATTTCATGTTTGGAGTATTTGGTGGTATTTCCAGCATTGTGTTTTACTGCTTCCCTTTTGATAATCAAGAAGAGGACAAAGTCGACTACATTTTATGGTTTTACATTTTGTTTACAATTGTTACTGCTCTAGGATTActagtgtatataattgttgtgtgggtgtggttttatcAAAACCGTCACAGACCAGCTGTGGATGAAGAGGATTTGACGCACAGACTATATGCACAAAACGTTTTTTTCCTCAAAAATCGTGATTGA
- the LOC135351143 gene encoding PRKCA-binding protein-like isoform X3, producing MSKKVTLVKGKNNMIGISIGGGAPMCPVLYVVQVFHRTPAYDDGSLCPGDELVSVNGVSLKGLSRKQTADVIQAEKGEITIVFNKIEPPKGKSMDIAMKKVKHRIVEKMNESTADSLGLSRAVLVNDKLVAKVDALEKNAKVYKGIAEQARSFLIGVKELTITHRKFGDVFSRVGVYEIQQSASLAFSKFGTAHKTMADEGMKFIVNVGPMLRELYTFLEKAVPDTRLTLKKYTDAKVEFLAYCLKVKEMDDEEYEASSFGQPLVRVLNGNEVYRVFLRCRHAAKLRFIKLRSDVLVKLQLLDNKRVQDVAFQLERLVAGMYVYYRQCHKIMTPACVFPIEVELGINLDPYRYESHDPPPVSPDINKPEDIGVDDLLLPSLATPTGDMKPHPPSSIDELLSLPQSSEP from the exons ATGTCTAAGAAGGTGACGTTGGTGAAGGGCAAGAATAACATGATAGGGATCAGCATAGGGGGAGGGGCCCCCATGTGTCCAGTGCTGTACGTCGTCCAG GTGTTTCATCGTACCCCCGCTTACGATGATGGCTCCCTGTGTCCAGGTGATGAGCTGGTCTCCGTGAACGGGGTCAGCTTGAAGGGGTTGTCCAGGAAACAAACAGCTGATGTGATTCAGGCAGAAAag GGTGAGATCACTATTGTGTTCAACAAGATTGAGCCTCCTAAAGGAAAGAGTATGGACATAG cAATGAAGAAGGTGAAGCATCGGATAGTTGAGAAGATGAATGAAAGTACGGCTGACTCACTGGGACTGAGCAGAGCTGTCCTTGTCAACG ACAAGCTTGTGGCTAAGGTGGATGCGCTGGAGAAGAATGCTAAAGTGTACAAAG ggatTGCTGAACAGGCCCGCTCATTCCTGATCGGTGTGAAGGAGCTCACAATCACTCATAGAA AGTTTGGGGACGTGTTCAGCAGGGTGGGTGTGTACGAGATACAACAAAGTGCTAGTCTGGCATTCAGCAAGTTTGGCACTGCTCACAAGACGATGGCTGATGAAGGAATGAAGTTCATCGTCAACGTGGGACCA ATGCTGAGAGAGCTGTACACCTTTCTGGAGAAG GCTGTTCCTGACACAAGGCTAACTCTCAAGAAGTACACCGATGCTAAAGTGGAGTTTCTG GCCTATTGTCTCAAGGTCAAGGAAATGGACGACGAGGAGTACGAAGCATCG AGCTTTGGGCAGCCTCTGGTTCGAGTGCTGAACGGTAACGAGGTGTATCGAGTGTTCCTGCGTTGTCGTCATGCAGCCAAGCTGAGGTTCATCAAGCTACGCTCTGACGTGCTGGTCAAACTGCAGCTGCTGGATAACAAGAGAG tgcaagatGTGGCGTTTCAACTGGAGAGACTGGTTGCTGGAATGTACGTTTACTACCGACAGTGTCACAAGATCATGACGCCAGCGTGTGTGTTCCCAATTGAAGTCGAGTTGGGTATCAACCTTGATCCATATCGCTATGAGTCACATGACCCACCTCCGGTATCACCTGACATCAACAAGCCAGAGGACATCGGTGTTGACGACCTACTCCTTCCATCACTTGCCACGCCCACAGGTGATatgaagccacacccacccagCAGTATTGATGAACTGCTCTCCCTTCCTCAAAGCAGTGAACCATGA